One part of the Sander vitreus isolate 19-12246 chromosome 10, sanVit1, whole genome shotgun sequence genome encodes these proteins:
- the hvcn1 gene encoding voltage-gated hydrogen channel 1 has protein sequence MARYLGYFTAVGDVQPVHLDEEALHVTSEELSPATGQFPPTTTFRESLQRLYGSERFQVLVVCLVILDAIFVLAELLIDLSVIKLEHGHLAPEVFHYLSLAVLTFFIVELLGKLFAYRLEFFQHKFEVFDGLVVVLSFVLDIVFIFHEDEFVGTGLLILLRLWRVARIINGILVSVKNRADHKLHKLKESYDHLVQRVTQLQERCDKLEQENQRLEALLKKHAIDS, from the exons ATGGCTCGGTACCTGGGCTACTTCACCGCTGTGGGCGACGTCCAGCCAGTCCACCTGGACGAGGAGGCGCTGCACGTGACCAGCGAGGAGCTGAGTCCCGCCACGGGGCAGTTCCCACCCACGACGACCTTCAGGGAGTCCCTGCAAAGGCTCTATGGCTCCGAGCGCTTCCAG GTGTTGGTGGTGTGTTTGGTCATCCTGGACGCCATCTTTGTTCTGGCCGAGCTGCTCATCGATCTGTCTGTTATCAAGCTGGAACATGGCCACCTTGCGCCGGAG GTGTTCCACTACCTGAGCCTGGCCGTTCTCACGTTCTTCATAGTGGAGCTGCTCGGTAAGCTGTTTGCCTACCGCCTGGAGTTCTTTCAACACAAGTTTGAGGTGTTTGACGGTTTGGTGGTGGTGCTTTCCTTCGTGTTGGACATTGTGTTCATCTTCCATGAAGACGAGTTTGTTGGGACGGGCCTGCTCATCCTGCTGCGACTCTGGAGGGTGGCCCGAATCATCAACG GTATCCTGGTGTCGGTGAAGAACCGTGCAGACCACAAGCTCCACAAGCTGAAGGAGAGCTATGACCACCTGGTTCAGAGAGTCACGCAGCTGCAGGAGCGCTGCGACAAACTG GAACAGGAGAACCAGAGATTGGAAGCCCTCCTGAAGAAACACGCCATAGACTCCTAA